The Toxotes jaculatrix isolate fToxJac2 chromosome 14, fToxJac2.pri, whole genome shotgun sequence genomic interval gtgtgttttttcagcaACTACTAAATTGTATTTCCCTAGAAATTTTCTTAATCTTcagaattattattttcatatcGATATGCATTTCCAATAGTAAGTCTAACTATAGTACTAATCACGTTACCACAGTTTATCTTCATGTTATTGATATGTTATTATGCAGTATGTTGGTTATGGCATGTGTCTTACATTTAAATGATATTTTCACTGTCTGTTCTTTTCAGCTGTTACAATCAGTGCCAggcaatgaaaatgtattaacaTGTTGGGAGTGAACAAATGTGATCCCATGATTTAATTTAAGAATTAAGCGTAGTTATTATATCATATTTAAGCAGGAAGCGCTATTGTTATTATAGTATTATTATTGAACATCATAATGTTAAAGgaggtaggatttattgcagggctaCTTTGGTCTGTATTAGTGTAGTTAGGtgtaataaacaataataaactgGCAGCTATGCCGGTTTTTGTAGTTGAACGTTTTCAGCACCCTTTGTCTTAGCCATTTAAATTTCAGGTAATGCTTATTAGTCATTTTCAGATATGTGAACCCAGACCTTCATGCCCTGATCGTAATGTGATAGAGGGTATAATGTCAGATACTTATGCCGGTTATTATGTTGTGTCGTCACAGACCAACCAGAGACGAAGAAAGTGGCTACGAACGACGGTGAGTGACCTGATGACGTAGCTGTAGTTACTATTAAATGTGTGACAGTAGTTTTTGGTAGTTTCCTACTTAAAGTAATTGGCCTAAAACTCGCAGTGATTGGACATGAGATGCATGTGTTCCCCTAATGTActgtaatatttattatttatatattttttgtctttcagccTTTTCAGCAATTGCAGGAATGGGTGGTCCCCCAAGGTAGATACACAAGTTGAATTCAAATGTTTACCTCACACATTTCCCACATATTATAATGTTCACGCTAACTTATTCTTTTAATTCTCAGGTCAACGTCAGAAGAGTTCAAAGTTCCAGATGGAATGGTTGGATTCAGTAAGTTTCTGTTtatacagtaaacagtgaactaatcatttcagtgtTGTCAGAATTGGGTATGTGGATgtaacacatttttgtttcctttcttttctagTTATTGGAAGAGGAGGTGAGCAAATATCACGTctgcagcaggagtcaggaTGTAAAATACAGATTGCCCCTGGTAAGTTTAGATTTATTGCTGATACCGAAATATTAGATATAATGAATCACGTAGGTattggatgtttttgtttaggCTTTGTATAAACCGCTCTTTTTCTGTATTGTAGACAGTGGTGGGATGCCAGAGAGGTCTGTGACATTAACAGGGGCACCAGAATCAATCCTGTAAGTAAACAGCCAACCTTTTCTCACCTAAAGACCCCATGTGGCACAAATTTATGCCTTAAAATGTTGATCACAAATAGGTTCCTTTTCGAGAATTCCAGACAGTGTATGATAATCATTTCCCCCCCATCAGGACCGCAAAGAGGTTACTAACAGAGATAGTTGAGAAAGGACGTCCAGCTCCAGCGTTCCACCACAACGACGGCCCGGGAATGACTGTTCAGGAGATTATGGTCCCTGCCTCTAAAGCCGGACTTGTCATTGGAAAGGGGGGAGAAACCATCAAAAGCCTACAGGTAAGTGACCAGCGTGAGAAGCTAAATATAAGACAGGCAGGGGTGATAATAGGGACAAGTATGACATTATCAAATGGACAAGTGGAGGAGAAATTTGGCCCAGGCACACATTTGATGTATTTTGTTTCTCTTGACCTGAAGGAAAGAACGGGAGTGAAGATGGTCATGATCCAAGATGGACCCCAAAACACAGGCGCAGACAAGCCACTCCGCATTTCAGGAGAACCCTTTAAAGTTCAGGTGGGTCCTCAAGCACGTCTAGCATTGAACACACtgaacttttgttttgtctccatgGAGACTGGTGTAGTAAAGCTGTAATGACTTTTTCTCTTCAGCAAGCCAAAGAGATGGTGAtggagctgatcagagaccagGGCTTCAGGGAGCAGAGGGGCGAATATGGTTCGAGGATCGGAGGAGGAGATAGCTTAGACGTGAGTGTTTTTAATAAGATCTTTTATTCATCAGCTTGGAGACAAGGTTTCACGCTGTGTCTtaagtttggttttgttttccgTCGTCATCTAGGTTCCCGTCCCCCGGTTTGCAGTAGGAATTGTCATTGGCAGAAACGGAGAGATGATCAAGAAAATACAGAACGACACAGGCGTCAGGATTCAGTTTAAACCAGGTGAGTGCTTAAGCCAGCTTAGTCACAGAAAGATCTAAGGAACAAGCACGGCCAAAAGCAAAGGCCACATGTGGACGGTCTATGATGAGAACTCATGCACCACGCTGAAGAGCTGATgtataaccctaaccctaaacttATCTGAGACCTGAACATATGCAGAGGCCATAGTTTCAGTTAATTATGTTGATTATTAGTAAAAGCaacctttttttaataaattttgGTGCCAGCAACAGAAACTGAGAAACTGTTTCAACAGTGTTTGATCACCTTATTTTCCCCTCCAGATGATGGCAGCACACCCGACAGGATAGCACAGATCATGGGTCCCCCTGACCAGGCTCAGCACGCGGCAGAGATCATATCTGACCTGCTGAGGAGCGTCCAGGCTGGAGGACCCCCAGGACACGGCGGTGGCAGAGGACGTGGTCGTGGGCAGGGCAACTGGAACATGGGTCCCCCCGGAGGCCTGCAGGAGTTTACCTTCACCGTCCCAACTATGAAGACCGGCCTCATCATTGGAAAAGGCAAGTGGCCCCTCAACAGCACGGCTTGTTGTAATACTAAGGCAAATTGGATCTGAGGGTTAGGTACAAGAATCTCAGCACAGTATGCTTCTTTTGCTCCTCTTAAGGAGAGAGGTTGGTAAAATCAGAGATAAAAACACTGCTGTAGTTCATATAATATTTGTGGTCTTTTCCAGGTGGTGAGACAATCAAGGGCATCAGCCAGCAGTCAGGAGCCAGGATCGAGCTGCAGAGGAATCCTCCGCCCAACGCCGATCCCAACATCAAAATGTTCACCGTCAGAGGATCTCCTCAACAGATCGACTACGCCaggcagctggtggaggagaaaATCGGGGTGagatgctgagtgtgtgtgtataagccTCTGATAGAGACGCTTGTCTCCTGCAGGCTTgtttacttaatttttttttcgatGTGTTTTCAGGGACCAGTCACTCCAATGGGTGGCCCACATGGCCCCCCTGGTCCACACGGAGGTCCAGGCCCACATGGTCCCCCTGGACCACCTGGACCCCCCGGGGCTCCCATGGGTCCGTACAATCCTGGACCATACAACCAGGGACCTCCAGGGCCACAGTAAGTACAGTCAGCCCTGTGTTTCtgcttcacctgtctgtgtAATGACATAAATATTGTGACAGGTGTGAAGGATGTGGGAAGTTGactcttatttattttctttcagtggTCCTCCTGCGCCATACCAGCCTCAGGGGTGGGGCAACGGCTACCCACACTGGCAACAGGGACAACCTGATCCAAGTGAGTACCTGCTAGTAACTGGTGCATTTGATATTTGATGGAAATTTACAAAACCCAAGGTCACTTTCTATGTCAGAGCACAGACCAGTTAGAAGTCAGTAAACCAGATTCATTTCACCACACTGTTAGTATCTGTACCACAAAAACAGACCTTTGAAGGTATTAAAAAGTTCtacatttaaaattaatatGATATTCATGTAAAGAAATCCATGTTACTGCATTGTACTAACAAGGTCTTAAAGTCTTAGATTTAACTTGTTGAACACTGTAGAGACCCTGATCATAGATTATATGTAGGACAGTTACGACTGTGTGTTTATGGCTTTATTCTGTGTGGTAACCAGACTTGTTGGTTGTTGTCCAGataaagcagcagctgatgcCAACGCAGCGGCATGGGCAGCCTACTATGCTCAGTACAGCCAGCAGCCGCAGGCTCCCATGACCCCAACAAGCGGAGCTCCCGGCACGACTCAAACCAACGGCCAAGGTAACCGAAGTGTTTCACTCTTAGCCGAGTGTCAGTGCTTCTAGAGGAAGCAGAAACTGTTTTAGACAAGCGTAGAGTAGAGCAGTGTAGTTTACTAGCTTTACGTTAGTAGTGTCCTTTGCTCATGTCTTCCTGGTGTCTCTAACAGGAGGCAAGTTGGTTTGGTTTCACCTTTAAATGACTTTGCTTTTGcagagcaacttttttttttcttcttaatttaattttttttttatattgccCCAGGGACAGGATAGTTTTCCTCCACCATCCCTAGGCTGACAGCCTGACCCAGGCAGGTGGAGGACAAACTGCTGAGAATGATTCACTAATTACAAGTACcgttttttttaacaggtgaCCCACAGGCTGCAGGTCAGAGTGGACAGGCAGATTACACCAAGGCCTGGGAGGAATATTACAAGAAAATGGGTATATGAACATAGTTTCAGTGTACACCTGTTGACACAAGACAGTCTAAACAGCCACTGGGCATTTGGTCAGCTTCTTTTTCAGGTGTGGGTATTTGTCAGTATTGCTGGCCTGCCGTGGAGCGCGTTCAGTCTGTCTCCACTTGGTTTGACATTTGACGCCTGTGCTGTTTAGACTGCAACACTtttgactacacttgatctaCAGGACTGAGCTGTCGGCACAGAACCACCTTTTATGAGCCCAGAGTAGCTTGTTTTCTAGAACATCATGGGACTTTATCCACACTGATGGCAGAGTATTGCAATGTGCCATGAATGTGTTACTGCTACCGAATGTGTGTTAGAGTTAAATGATGCAACATGTTTGATTTGTGGGTTGGGGATTTGGGTCATGTATATAAAAAATGTAggattaatgttttttttttttctgatttcacGGGACACTTGGATCCATTgacacatttttctcttctctttgcaGGTCAACAGAGTCAACAACCTCAGGACTACACGAAAGCCTGGGAGGAGTATTACAAGAAACAAGGTTGGTGAAATCAGACTTGATGCCGCGATCACACTTAATTCTTTGAGCATTTTACTCCCTGATCCGAGGCCCGAATCTCAAACTGAAATACTCGTGTACTGTTACAGATccatgaaaaagtaaaaactccACTGATTTACTCCATTATGCCAGTGCAGTCATGTTTTCATGAggaaaaaataatgagaaatggCTTTGCAGTGTATGTAAAGCAAATGATTAAGGAATTAAGTGTGAATAGGGTTTGTGATAGAAATGGGAATCACTCAAATACTAATAATCCTAAGTGTAATCAGACTGTAATTGCTTTAAGGGGTTTACTGTGAAAGGGAAATCACTTTTATTGAAGTTGAGCAGTGTTCCTCGGTAGCTCTGAGACTCTGGAATCTGCAGTTCCTGAAAAGTCTTTGAACGAGTTGAGTTGTCTTCAAAAATGgtcttaaatgtttttttagccTTCAAAGTATTTTTTATGTGACTTTCATGGGGCATTAATGTTATATTGTCATTAATATTTTTCATAGTCTGGCTGTGGAAACAAGTTCTAGCATTCTGTTATTTGTATGTAAAAGGACTTAAATTGAATTTAACTTGATGAAACCTGCAGTAGTCACAGAGGTGGGTGTTGTTAATGTGTAAGGGTGGCTGCGTTCCTCCAGCAGCTCTCCCTTGTTGAGTTGTTGCTCTCCCAGCCGCCCGATAGAAAGGCAGAAGGTTTCTGACCTGCCACCCAGAGAAATTGGTGGTGGGTTCGTTCCCCTTCTCATAAACATTACTCTGTACACGATCTGCAGCTCGTGCTTAGGACGGCTGACATGCCCTCACTCCTTGTTCCGGTTTAACTCGTCTGCTTGTGAaatcacacagagcagctgctctcGTGTCTATGGATTcaaacccaaaaaaacaaatccgCTTTAGGTCTGAAAAAGTGGTAACTAtagcagcagctctgtttcctgtgtgagtctgtttggATTCACCCATTAACAACGTGCAGCttttctgcagcagtggaaGAAAATGAAACCCTGAAAGCTAATGCAGACAGTTCCTGCATTGGGAATTGAGAGGGACAATTAAAACCCTTAAGTGTAGGTACAGGAACAGAGTGCGGTGCCATTGTGTCACTTTCTGATAAATTTCAACATTTAACAAGCCGGAGGAAAACGATCCAAacgtgttttgttgttgttgttttacccTCCAGGTCAAGCAGCCCCTcaggccacagcagcagcagcagcagcagcagcctcccaGCCCGGAGGCCAGCCGGACTACAGCGCCGCCTGGGCGGAGTACTACCGGCAGCAGGCTGCGTACTATGGCACCGCCAACCCTCAGACGATGGGTGCAGCACCACAAGCCCCCCAGGTACACCCCTGATAAGAATCTGCCCTCCACATTCACTTAATACTCAGTTGTTTTGTGCCGTAAccccccttccctcctcagGTTTCCACAGGGCTCcagtggctgcagcagctgcacaaaCCTAACCAAAACCGTTTCCTCCCCACACAGgtttttagctttttattttgGGAAGCTGAGTCCACTGTTTCTGCTGTTAACATGCAATGTATCTTCTATGTATTTCTTCTGCACAGGGCCAGTAATGTGAAGTGGACATAAAGTAAATGCTACATTGTCGAAACAAAATCCTTTGTTAAATGTTTGGATGCAGACGCCTTGATGAAGATCTTAAATTTCCTTGGTTTGAAAGTGTTTCACATAGATGGCAGATTTCCCGGCGAACAcgtcctctttcttttctttcttttttttctttttcttgtaaatgctttgtttttagtGAGGTAATTATACATATAGTCATTCCAGCCCTGTATCTACATTAAATGTGGTTAGAACTCATGTTTATTGAACTGTTGACATTACCATGTAAATCATCTCAGTTTTAAAATGCTAttgcctgttgtgtttttgcaataaaacaaactgaaacctCCTGTGTTGGTAAGTTGGGGTAGTTGGAAACCAAACCAGGGTTGAGATGAAATGTCTGTATGATTTTGTTTTACGGGGTGGGGGGCGGGAGTTTAAAGTGGAGGCCATGTGTGGGTTTAATTGTCCAAAATGGCTGACTCAAAGTTGTGctgtcctgtctctctccaacTGTCTATAAGGCTCCTAGATACATTATGTGCGCGCAATGATCCTGAGTGGTTCAGACCAACAAACGTCCTCTTGTtgattagactttttttttttacgcttCCTGTTTCCTGACATTGCTCTGACCTCAGCTGTAGACAGATGTTTGTCATGGGAAGGCTGACAGGTATCTGTGTTTCGTGACTCATGCATTAACTGCGTTGCTGTGGcgctctttttttaatttaattttgccTGGTTTGCTGACATTGTTGAGGTAGTATGCACTGTGTTTTGCCTTGATAGacacttcctcctccacaggcaAGTTTAGAAAAGCGGTAAGCAAGTGTTTCTCTTAACAATGTTCCTCAGAAAACGTGGTTGCAAGAAATGTTGCTTATTTTTTAGTgttatacataaatatatatatttttgtgctGTTCTTTTTGCAGGACAGTCAGGTAAATTGCCACT includes:
- the fubp1 gene encoding far upstream element-binding protein 1 isoform X5 — encoded protein: MADYSSVAPPSSNAGGGMNDAFKDALQRARQIAAKIGGDGVAAPPTNEFGYGGQKRPLEDADQPETKKVATNDAFSAIAGMGGPPRSTSEEFKVPDGMVGFIIGRGGEQISRLQQESGCKIQIAPDSGGMPERSVTLTGAPESILTAKRLLTEIVEKGRPAPAFHHNDGPGMTVQEIMVPASKAGLVIGKGGETIKSLQERTGVKMVMIQDGPQNTGADKPLRISGEPFKVQQAKEMVMELIRDQGFREQRGEYGSRIGGGDSLDVPVPRFAVGIVIGRNGEMIKKIQNDTGVRIQFKPDDGSTPDRIAQIMGPPDQAQHAAEIISDLLRSVQAGGPPGHGGGRGRGRGQGNWNMGPPGGLQEFTFTVPTMKTGLIIGKGGETIKGISQQSGARIELQRNPPPNADPNIKMFTVRGSPQQIDYARQLVEEKIGGPVTPMGGPHGPPGPHGGPGPHGPPGPPGPPGAPMGPYNPGPYNQGPPGPHGPPAPYQPQGWGNGYPHWQQGQPDPNKAAADANAAAWAAYYAQYSQQPQAPMTPTSGAPGTTQTNGQGQQSQQPQDYTKAWEEYYKKQGQAAPQATAAAAAAAASQPGGQPDYSAAWAEYYRQQAAYYGTANPQTMGAAPQAPQVHP
- the fubp1 gene encoding far upstream element-binding protein 1 isoform X2, with protein sequence MKPAILSRRAGEEDMADYSSVAPPSSNAGGGMNDAFKDALQRARQIAAKIGGDGVAAPPTNEFGYGGQKRPLEDAGGYFPMPNLNIDQPETKKVATNDAFSAIAGMGGPPRSTSEEFKVPDGMVGFIIGRGGEQISRLQQESGCKIQIAPDSGGMPERSVTLTGAPESILTAKRLLTEIVEKGRPAPAFHHNDGPGMTVQEIMVPASKAGLVIGKGGETIKSLQERTGVKMVMIQDGPQNTGADKPLRISGEPFKVQQAKEMVMELIRDQGFREQRGEYGSRIGGGDSLDVPVPRFAVGIVIGRNGEMIKKIQNDTGVRIQFKPDDGSTPDRIAQIMGPPDQAQHAAEIISDLLRSVQAGGPPGHGGGRGRGRGQGNWNMGPPGGLQEFTFTVPTMKTGLIIGKGGETIKGISQQSGARIELQRNPPPNADPNIKMFTVRGSPQQIDYARQLVEEKIGGPVTPMGGPHGPPGPHGGPGPHGPPGPPGPPGAPMGPYNPGPYNQGPPGPHGPPAPYQPQGWGNGYPHWQQGQPDPNKAAADANAAAWAAYYAQYSQQPQAPMTPTSGAPGTTQTNGQGDPQAAGQSGQADYTKAWEEYYKKMGQQSQQPQDYTKAWEEYYKKQGQAAPQATAAAAAAAASQPGGQPDYSAAWAEYYRQQAAYYGTANPQTMGAAPQAPQGQ
- the fubp1 gene encoding far upstream element-binding protein 1 isoform X3; the encoded protein is MADYSSVAPPSSNAGGGMNDAFKDALQRARQIAAKIGGDGVAAPPTNEFGYGGQKRPLEDADQPETKKVATNDAFSAIAGMGGPPRSTSEEFKVPDGMVGFIIGRGGEQISRLQQESGCKIQIAPDSGGMPERSVTLTGAPESILTAKRLLTEIVEKGRPAPAFHHNDGPGMTVQEIMVPASKAGLVIGKGGETIKSLQERTGVKMVMIQDGPQNTGADKPLRISGEPFKVQQAKEMVMELIRDQGFREQRGEYGSRIGGGDSLDVPVPRFAVGIVIGRNGEMIKKIQNDTGVRIQFKPDDGSTPDRIAQIMGPPDQAQHAAEIISDLLRSVQAGGPPGHGGGRGRGRGQGNWNMGPPGGLQEFTFTVPTMKTGLIIGKGGETIKGISQQSGARIELQRNPPPNADPNIKMFTVRGSPQQIDYARQLVEEKIGGPVTPMGGPHGPPGPHGGPGPHGPPGPPGPPGAPMGPYNPGPYNQGPPGPHGPPAPYQPQGWGNGYPHWQQGQPDPNKAAADANAAAWAAYYAQYSQQPQAPMTPTSGAPGTTQTNGQGDPQAAGQSGQADYTKAWEEYYKKMGQQSQQPQDYTKAWEEYYKKQGQAAPQATAAAAAAAASQPGGQPDYSAAWAEYYRQQAAYYGTANPQTMGAAPQAPQVHP
- the fubp1 gene encoding far upstream element-binding protein 1 isoform X4, encoding MKPAILSRRAGEEDMADYSSVAPPSSNAGGGMNDAFKDALQRARQIAAKIGGDGVAAPPTNEFGYGGQKRPLEDAGGYFPMPNLNIDQPETKKVATNDAFSAIAGMGGPPRSTSEEFKVPDGMVGFIIGRGGEQISRLQQESGCKIQIAPDSGGMPERSVTLTGAPESILTAKRLLTEIVEKGRPAPAFHHNDGPGMTVQEIMVPASKAGLVIGKGGETIKSLQERTGVKMVMIQDGPQNTGADKPLRISGEPFKVQQAKEMVMELIRDQGFREQRGEYGSRIGGGDSLDVPVPRFAVGIVIGRNGEMIKKIQNDTGVRIQFKPDDGSTPDRIAQIMGPPDQAQHAAEIISDLLRSVQAGGPPGHGGGRGRGRGQGNWNMGPPGGLQEFTFTVPTMKTGLIIGKGGETIKGISQQSGARIELQRNPPPNADPNIKMFTVRGSPQQIDYARQLVEEKIGGPVTPMGGPHGPPGPHGGPGPHGPPGPPGPPGAPMGPYNPGPYNQGPPGPHGPPAPYQPQGWGNGYPHWQQGQPDPNKAAADANAAAWAAYYAQYSQQPQAPMTPTSGAPGTTQTNGQGQQSQQPQDYTKAWEEYYKKQGQAAPQATAAAAAAAASQPGGQPDYSAAWAEYYRQQAAYYGTANPQTMGAAPQAPQVHP
- the fubp1 gene encoding far upstream element-binding protein 1 isoform X1, with product MKPAILSRRAGEEDMADYSSVAPPSSNAGGGMNDAFKDALQRARQIAAKIGGDGVAAPPTNEFGYGGQKRPLEDAGGYFPMPNLNIDQPETKKVATNDAFSAIAGMGGPPRSTSEEFKVPDGMVGFIIGRGGEQISRLQQESGCKIQIAPDSGGMPERSVTLTGAPESILTAKRLLTEIVEKGRPAPAFHHNDGPGMTVQEIMVPASKAGLVIGKGGETIKSLQERTGVKMVMIQDGPQNTGADKPLRISGEPFKVQQAKEMVMELIRDQGFREQRGEYGSRIGGGDSLDVPVPRFAVGIVIGRNGEMIKKIQNDTGVRIQFKPDDGSTPDRIAQIMGPPDQAQHAAEIISDLLRSVQAGGPPGHGGGRGRGRGQGNWNMGPPGGLQEFTFTVPTMKTGLIIGKGGETIKGISQQSGARIELQRNPPPNADPNIKMFTVRGSPQQIDYARQLVEEKIGGPVTPMGGPHGPPGPHGGPGPHGPPGPPGPPGAPMGPYNPGPYNQGPPGPHGPPAPYQPQGWGNGYPHWQQGQPDPNKAAADANAAAWAAYYAQYSQQPQAPMTPTSGAPGTTQTNGQGDPQAAGQSGQADYTKAWEEYYKKMGQQSQQPQDYTKAWEEYYKKQGQAAPQATAAAAAAAASQPGGQPDYSAAWAEYYRQQAAYYGTANPQTMGAAPQAPQVHP